In one Arachis duranensis cultivar V14167 chromosome 9, aradu.V14167.gnm2.J7QH, whole genome shotgun sequence genomic region, the following are encoded:
- the LOC107463917 gene encoding uncharacterized protein LOC107463917, whose product MASEESFVVLVHHRGSIKRKTRSSVKFTDKYPLCIIVRPTTRYEDLVSSVLLKLGLEGVKQETIKYDCFTIGSDEDLQVMFHCRRQFPELGGSNRNTTTSATIAGSSSRPAIASSSVPAYEPPVQPVASPSFAVDLNGSVGKEVGEGEYLRTSLQCVAPDGVGDGFLDDPEDDDVEPDMIAYDSGDDVGASEHAGVGGGSSSGMQQYPSHFSSLDLDAMRQEGVPGQPAGFGARDAEGSAGLTEFQVGQQFPDKEEAMLSVKTYSIRQGVQYKVVESDYRRYVGKCSEFGNGCTWLIRLSLRQRKGLWEVKHYNGPHTCLATSISSDHRSLDYHVISAFIMPMARADASVNIKVLLNATVAHFGFRPTYRRVWLAKQKAVVLIYSDWDESYNELPRWVLGVQLTMSGTVAVLRMSPVRVSGQLDDSRVEGENVESWSFFLSHLREHVTPQPGLLVISNRHNDIKVVLEAPDGGWLPPSAYRAFCIRHVAVNFALTFKGKDTSRLLVNAAYAKTEVEFHY is encoded by the exons atggctagtgaggagagtttCGTAGTGTTGGTTCACCACAGAGGATCCATTAAAAGGAAAACTCGTTCCAgtgtgaagttcactgataaATATCCTCTCTGTATTATCGTCAGGCCTACGACGAGGTATGAGGACCTTGTTAGCTCTGTACTGCTGAAACTTGGTCTAGAAGGTGTGAAACAG GAAACCATAAAGTACGATTGTTTCACGATCGGGAGTGATGAGGACTTGCAGGTCATGTTTCATTGTCGCCGGCAGTTTCCAGAG CTCGGGGGTTCGAATCGGAATACCACCACTTCAGCTACGATAGCCGGTTCTAGCTCCAGACCTGCCATTGCATCTTCCTCCGTCCCTGCGTACGAGCCACCCGTCCAACCTGTCGCCTCTCCTTCGTTCGCTGTTGATCTCAACGGCAGTGTAGGCAAAGAGGTTGGAGAAGGGGAATATCTGCGGACCTCTTTACAGTGTGTTGCACCAGATGGGGTTGGAGATGGATTCTTGGATGATCCAGAGGACGATGATGTCGAGCCGGATATGATTGCTTATGACAGTGGCGATGATGTTGGAGCAAGTGAGCATGCTGGGGTGGGCGGTGGTTCTAGCTCTGGCATGCAGCAGTACCCTTCACATTTTTCCTCTTTGGACCTGGATGCCATGAGGCAGGAGGGGGTTCCTGGGCAGCCGGCTGGATTTGGCGCTAGAGATGCTGAAGGGTCTGCAGGTTTGACAGAGTTTCAGGTTGGTCAGCAATTTCCAGATAAAGAAGAGGCCATGTTAAGTGTCAAGACTTACAGCATCCGTCAAGGGGTGCAGTACAAGGTTGTGGAGTCTGACTATCGCCGGTATGTGGGCAAGTGTTCTGAGTTCGGCAATGGAtgcacatggttgattcggCTTAGTCTCCGACAGCGCAAGGGACTTTGGGAGGTCAAACATTATAACGGACCGCATACTTGTCTCGCCACCTCTATTTCCAGCGATCACAGGAGTTTGGATTACCATGTGATATCGGCATTCATTATGCCAATGGCTAGGGCTGATGCATCCGTCAACATCAAGGTGCTCCTAAATGCCACCGTCGCACACTTTGGGTTTAGGCCGACTTACAGGAGGGTCTGGTTGGCGAAGCAGAAGGCTGTTGTCCTCATCTATAGTGACTGGGATGAGTCGTACAACGAGCTCCCAAGGTGGGTGTTAGGAGTTCAGTTGACGATGTCTGGTACTGTTGCAGTCCTAAGGATGAGCCCTGTTCGTGTCAGTGGTCAGTTGGACGATTCTCGAG TCGAGGGTGAGAATGTTGAGTCGTGGTCCTTCTTTCTCTCCCACCTGCGTGAGCATGTGACACCGCAGCCAGGTCTGCTGGTTATCTCGAACAGGCATAACGACATCAAGGTCGTGCTTGAGGCTCCTGATGGAGGCTGGTTGCCTCCGTCTGCATACCGGGCATTCTGCATTCGACATGTTGCAGTAAATTTCGCCCTCACCTTCAAGGGCAAAGACACAAGTAGGCTACTTGTGAATGCGGCGTACGCTAAGACCGAGGTCGAGTTCCATTACTGA